The Acidobacteriota bacterium sequence GCCGGTAAAGGCTCCGGTCTCCCTCAGCAGATTGAAGTACTCCTGGGACAGCCGCGCCCTTGGAAGACCCTCGTCAAGTTTGGCGCGCCCCCACGAGACCGCGAGCATCTGCGTCGACAATGCCATGACGACTGAAACGCCCGTTGTTTTCGGCTGCGCCAGGACGTGCGGAATTAGGTCCAGCGCGCGGGCTGCATTACGGTCGGCGACAGCATCCAGAAGATCAGACAGCGTCTCTCCGCGCCTTACTCCGACCACCGCTGCCACTGCCTCCTCACCGATCTCCTGACCCCGTCCTTCGACGAAGCTCGCCAGCTTGTCGAGCTCACCAGACAATTGATGCAAATCGTTTCCGACAGCTGCCTGCAGTAGCTCCGTAGCCGCTTCGGTGATCCTCACACCGAGCGCGCTATCCGCGTGATGCGCGATCCACTTTGGAATTCTGTCGCCTGATAGCGGATCGAATTCGAGGGAGGTGCTTGCTGAAGACAGTCCGTCATCGGTCTTTGCGCCGCTGCCGGATGCCATGACCAGTAACAGATCGGAGGCCTGTTTTTTCAGGTAGTCGTCGAGGACCTTCCGTGCATCCTTGCGGAGCGCACCTACGTCGCGAATGACAACTCCCCTTCTTTCTGCCATCATCGGAGGTGTCGAAAGCAGAACCCCCAGTGATTCGCCGTCGAGCTCCCCTCCCCGCCTGATGTCCAGATTGAAGTCCCTCGCGGTCGGGTCGATGGCAGCTTCGACAAGCTGGCGGACAGCTTCGTCTTTCTGGTACTCGTCCTCGCCGGTGATGTAGTAAGCGCCGTCGAAAGAGCGGCGCTTTATTGCATCACGAAGTGTCTTGAGGGAGGATGCCGACATCCTCAGAAATATAGGTCGGCTCTCGGGAGCCGATGTTCGTCCGAGAGTCTATCGCGTGTAGTTCGCGAGCTCGAGCTTGGAGTGGGCAAACGTCACCGGCACCTGCTCAGCAAACAACGCTGCTGGCCAGATGGTCAGCCCGGCTGAAACCGATGCGACGATGGCCGGTGCCGACGTCGTTATCGGAGTGAACTCCGATTCGGGAACGGTCGCCACTACGGGCGGCATTAGCACATCGCGCGGGCCATTCGCGTGATCATATAGCGTCGTCGCTATGTAGCCGACCATAACCAGACTCGCGAGAGTGGCCGCGAAGGCCCCGAACCTCAGGTTTCGCTGCGTGCTGGCGAGCTGCTCGGTGTGACACTCTCTGAGGCGTACTTCGAGCCTTTGGGAGAAGTCGGCTGATAGCTCGATCGAGGGGAGATTCCTGAAAAGGAGCAGCGCCCGACGGATTTTCGCATCATGCTTCGCGCAGCTATCACATTCAGCAATGTGTCGCTGCATGCGGACCAGCTCGATACCAGCCAGCGTATCGTCTACAAAGGCAAGATGCTTATCACAAAACTCGTGACAGTCCATGGAGATAGGTTGAGGGTTCGGAAACAGGTACCCGCCACTGGGGTGCCGGTTCCCGAACCGACGAACCTAATCTACGTATGGAGCGATGATTTCCGCGAACGAGTTTCGGGCCCGGTTAAGTCTCGATTTTACCGTGCCCAGGTTGCACTCCGTGATCTCCGCGATTTCCTCGTAGGACTTGCCTTCGAGCTCGCGCAGAATGAACACGTTCCTGTGGTGCTCGGGGAGCTTTGCCACACTCTCCTCAACGATCTCTCTCAGGTGACGCTTCCGGTACATATCATCCGGACGGGAAGTCGTGTCTTCGAACTGAAGCGGACGATCCTCATCCTGGAAGTTCTTTTGAACCGTCTGAAAGAGAACCAGCGGGTTGCGTGAGCGGTTTCTCAGCTCGTTCTTCGCCAGATTCGAGGCGATCGTGTAGACCCAGGTCGAGAATTTCTTCGAGCGATCGAACCGATGCAGGTGGCGATAGACCCTGATGAAAACTTCCTGCACCAGATCCTCTGCCTTTTCCCGATCCCCAATGGTGCGGTAGACGAAGTTGAGTAGCCTGGTCTGGTATCGCGTTACGAGCTCCGAGAAGGCGCGCTCCTCTCCACCAAGGAATGCTGTGACGACGGCTGAGTCATCCATCGCCTGCAGGCGCTCCCTGACGGTCAACCCCTCAACCGCTACTATTTGCTTACGGACGATGTCAGCCATTCCTCTCTCCTTATATAAGAGACTCTCACAGCCTCTCAGCCGTGCACATCACTGCCGATGGAACTTTTCCTAGAACGGTGTAGTGCACGGGGTATGCCCGGCGTACCAGAACGCTAACCCCTTACCTGTAAAAGACTTAGCTTGGTTAGCGCAAGCCTGAGCTTGTCCAGATTCTGCCAATCCGTCCTATTTACATGACATGTCAGCGTCTTTCATTGATTAGACGCCAAATTGGCTCAAAGGGTTAATGACCTGCCCGAAACCCCGCGGCGAACAGGAGACCGACTGCAGTCTTGCTATCCCGGATCTCGCCGCCGTGCACCATCTCCAACGCTCTCGACAGCAGCATTGGCTGGAGATCCAAAAATTCGTCCGCCTCATGTTTAGTCTCTCCGCTGGCTAATCCGGTTGCCATATAGAGGTGAATTTTTTCGTCCGTGAATCCAGGCGTCGTGTAGATAG is a genomic window containing:
- a CDS encoding RNA polymerase subunit sigma-24, whose product is MADIVRKQIVAVEGLTVRERLQAMDDSAVVTAFLGGEERAFSELVTRYQTRLLNFVYRTIGDREKAEDLVQEVFIRVYRHLHRFDRSKKFSTWVYTIASNLAKNELRNRSRNPLVLFQTVQKNFQDEDRPLQFEDTTSRPDDMYRKRHLREIVEESVAKLPEHHRNVFILRELEGKSYEEIAEITECNLGTVKSRLNRARNSFAEIIAPYVD
- the holA gene encoding DNA polymerase III subunit delta, translating into MSASSLKTLRDAIKRRSFDGAYYITGEDEYQKDEAVRQLVEAAIDPTARDFNLDIRRGGELDGESLGVLLSTPPMMAERRGVVIRDVGALRKDARKVLDDYLKKQASDLLLVMASGSGAKTDDGLSSASTSLEFDPLSGDRIPKWIAHHADSALGVRITEAATELLQAAVGNDLHQLSGELDKLASFVEGRGQEIGEEAVAAVVGVRRGETLSDLLDAVADRNAARALDLIPHVLAQPKTTGVSVVMALSTQMLAVSWGRAKLDEGLPRARLSQEYFNLLRETGAFTGRPWGSATAVWSRAAERWTRESLDRALDSLLEADVALKESRVSSEEQLLASVLLSLCAGEVSAAA